One window of Labilithrix sp. genomic DNA carries:
- a CDS encoding HAD-IIB family hydrolase, which translates to MAGKGKRKSGAGRASALARTAVAAAAASTPPRRRKSGTVAKPRRRDGFKLLALDLDGTLLDHAGAANDVDVAAVRKLHARGIKVTILTGRLYSGTRESAELLHIDGPVGCADGSHIVNVKNDKTLLHHGIRGRAAARLRSSLEENELVAFLFAEEAIVHDERGADFLPYIRTWSTDLRYARRVTDHGLWESDGGMTAVVALGSEAKIQRTVADIQREARQSMQVATFPFRQSSDHWGMVARASGGTKGTALEWVSEHYGVAMEDTVCVGDWLNDLPMMSCAGRSFAMGQAPAEVKAAATDVLEGTIHAGGAIAEAIERAFGL; encoded by the coding sequence ATGGCGGGGAAGGGGAAGCGTAAGAGCGGCGCGGGCCGAGCGTCCGCGCTCGCGCGCACGGCGGTGGCGGCGGCGGCGGCGAGCACGCCGCCGCGGCGCCGGAAGTCCGGAACGGTCGCGAAGCCGCGCCGCCGCGACGGCTTCAAGCTCCTCGCGCTCGATCTCGACGGCACGCTGCTCGATCACGCGGGGGCGGCGAACGACGTCGACGTCGCCGCGGTCCGCAAGCTCCACGCGCGCGGCATCAAGGTCACGATCCTGACGGGCCGTCTCTACTCGGGGACGCGCGAGTCCGCGGAGCTCCTCCACATCGACGGCCCGGTCGGCTGCGCCGACGGCAGCCACATCGTCAACGTCAAGAACGACAAGACGCTCCTCCATCACGGCATCCGCGGCCGCGCGGCGGCGCGCCTTCGTTCGAGCCTCGAGGAGAACGAGCTCGTCGCGTTCCTCTTCGCGGAGGAGGCGATCGTGCACGACGAGCGCGGCGCCGACTTCTTGCCGTACATCCGCACGTGGTCGACGGACCTCCGCTACGCGCGCCGCGTGACCGACCACGGCTTGTGGGAGTCGGACGGCGGCATGACGGCGGTGGTCGCGCTCGGCTCGGAGGCGAAGATCCAGCGCACGGTCGCGGACATCCAGCGCGAGGCGCGGCAGTCGATGCAGGTCGCGACCTTCCCGTTCCGTCAGTCGAGCGATCATTGGGGCATGGTCGCGCGCGCGTCGGGCGGCACGAAGGGCACCGCGCTCGAGTGGGTCTCGGAGCACTATGGTGTCGCGATGGAAGACACGGTCTGCGTCGGCGACTGGCTCAACGACCTGCCGATGATGTCCTGCGCCGGCCGCTCCTTCGCGATGGGCCAGGCCCCCGCCGAGGTCAAAGCCGCCGCCACCGACGTCCTCGAAGGCACCATCCACGCCGGCGGCGCCATCGCCGAAGCCATCGAACGCGCCTTCGGTCTTTAG
- the rpmA gene encoding 50S ribosomal protein L27, whose product MAHKKGAGSTRNGRDSNSQRRSVKVYGGETVRAGNILVRQVGQTIAPGKNVGRGRDFTLFALIDGVVKYEWQTKDKKKVSVYAAAS is encoded by the coding sequence ATGGCTCACAAAAAAGGCGCAGGCAGCACCCGTAACGGGCGCGATTCGAACTCGCAGCGGCGCAGCGTGAAGGTGTACGGCGGCGAGACCGTCCGTGCGGGCAACATCCTCGTCCGGCAGGTCGGTCAGACCATCGCGCCGGGCAAGAACGTCGGCCGCGGCAGGGACTTCACGCTCTTCGCGCTGATCGACGGCGTCGTGAAGTACGAGTGGCAGACGAAGGACAAGAAGAAGGTCTCCGTCTACGCGGCGGCCTCCTGA
- the rplU gene encoding 50S ribosomal protein L21, whose product MYAVIKTGGKQYRVAQGDKLRVEKLAGNVGDTVTLGEVLLVGSGDGVKVGAPLVGGAKVEAKIVGQDKAPKIIIFKFRRRKNYRRKTGHRQPFTALEITGITG is encoded by the coding sequence ATGTACGCGGTCATCAAAACGGGCGGTAAGCAGTACCGAGTGGCGCAGGGCGACAAGCTCCGCGTCGAGAAGCTCGCTGGCAACGTCGGCGACACGGTCACGCTGGGCGAGGTTCTTCTCGTCGGCAGCGGCGACGGCGTGAAGGTCGGCGCTCCGCTCGTCGGCGGCGCGAAGGTCGAGGCGAAGATCGTCGGCCAGGACAAGGCGCCGAAGATCATCATCTTCAAGTTCCGCCGCCGGAAGAACTACCGTCGCAAGACCGGTCACCGGCAGCCGTTCACCGCGCTCGAGATCACCGGCATCACGGGCTGA